The following proteins are co-located in the Granulicella pectinivorans genome:
- a CDS encoding class I SAM-dependent methyltransferase, with protein MSDATHFDRRGATYDANETHRRILGLLVSAAPLQPGMRVVDVATGTGAAALKAAEIVGPTGSVFGIDLSAGMLAEARRKATEAAFSHVQFLQADAERFDLPAESVDFIFCASGLVMMQDIPAALRRWVGWLKPNGHLAFDVPAKPFGLSEMVAEAAAAQGILLPYDTVADTPTKCRALLEDAGLIATHIATEVVSDDWVELDKAIAFLEERMDHPAWRALQDAPENAREATRNAYAEIIQKRARAHRFQSKVAQHFVYGRKSKRA; from the coding sequence ATGAGCGATGCGACCCATTTTGACCGGCGCGGTGCAACCTATGACGCCAACGAGACCCACCGGCGCATCTTGGGTCTGCTGGTATCGGCTGCGCCCTTGCAGCCCGGCATGCGCGTGGTGGATGTAGCGACGGGCACAGGCGCAGCCGCTTTGAAGGCCGCGGAGATCGTAGGCCCCACGGGAAGCGTCTTCGGCATCGACCTCTCCGCAGGCATGCTTGCCGAAGCCCGGCGCAAGGCAACGGAAGCTGCGTTTTCGCATGTGCAGTTTCTCCAGGCCGACGCCGAGCGGTTCGATCTGCCCGCGGAGAGCGTGGATTTCATCTTTTGCGCCTCCGGCCTGGTGATGATGCAGGATATCCCCGCTGCACTCAGACGCTGGGTGGGTTGGCTGAAGCCGAACGGCCACCTCGCGTTTGATGTCCCTGCGAAGCCATTTGGCCTCTCCGAAATGGTCGCCGAAGCGGCGGCGGCACAGGGTATTCTTCTGCCCTATGACACGGTCGCCGATACCCCCACGAAGTGTCGCGCGTTGCTGGAAGATGCCGGTCTTATCGCCACACACATCGCCACGGAAGTGGTCAGCGACGACTGGGTCGAGCTGGACAAAGCCATTGCGTTTCTCGAGGAGCGCATGGACCATCCGGCCTGGCGAGCTCTGCAAGATGCTCCCGAAAACGCTCGCGAAGCGACACGCAACGCCTATGCGGAGATCATCCAGAAACGCGCCCGCGCGCATCGATTCCAGAGCAAAGTCGCTCAGCATTTCGTGTATGGCCGGAAATCGAAGAGAGCGTAG
- a CDS encoding heavy metal translocating P-type ATPase: MSCCEKPAEKVLDPVCGMTVDPATAKHSVAHAGTTYFFCGAGCKAKFEADPGKYLAPKVAATPTEAEAKTEHVCPMDPEVSQMGPGACPKCGMALEPAVMAAPAVRREWVCPMHPEVVRDAAGACPICGMALEPREVTIAEANPELEAMSRRLWVGIALTLPLLAVMVLDAFGRSLTGAWVGWAEFCFATPVVLWGGWPFFERGWVSIVNRNLNMFTLIAMGSGAAYLYSVVAVVAPGVFPASFRDRMSGQPGLYFEAAAVITVLVLLGQVLELKARSQTGSAIRALLGLAPTTARRIAADGTEAEVALAEIRVGDRLRVRPGEKVPVDGVVVDGSSSVDESMVSGEPIPVEKIAGAKLIGGTVNGTGGFVMQAERVGAETLLARIVKMVSEAQRSRAPIQRLADTVAGYFVPAVLLVAAVTFVVWAVWGPQPRMAHALVSAVAVLMIACPCALGLATPMAIMVGTGRGAREGILIRNAEALETFEKVDTLVIDKTGTLTEGKPRVAKVVPAEGFDEGQVLHLAASLEQGSEHPLAGAVLAAAREKGIVPSPVTGFQSVTGSGIHGVIARKEAYLGKSDWLTKICPAWKPDYGYESQLQTEGQTVVALLYDGRFAGWMGIVDPIKKTTPEAIRQLKQAGLRILVMSGDSGRTASAVAKELGISFQGDLLPQRKAEEIQKLQASGAIVAMAGDGVNDAPALAQAQIGIAMGTGTDVAMETSGITLVSGDLLGIVKARVLSQKTMRNIRQNLFFAFFYNVIGVPVAAGVLYPVFGVVMSPMIAAAAMSLSSVSVIGNALRLRSAKL, encoded by the coding sequence ATGAGCTGTTGCGAGAAACCTGCGGAGAAGGTGCTGGATCCGGTGTGCGGCATGACCGTCGATCCAGCTACGGCGAAGCACTCCGTGGCACATGCGGGAACGACGTACTTTTTCTGCGGGGCAGGGTGCAAGGCGAAGTTCGAGGCCGATCCCGGAAAGTATCTCGCGCCGAAGGTCGCGGCAACTCCTACCGAGGCTGAGGCGAAGACGGAGCACGTCTGCCCGATGGACCCTGAGGTCAGCCAGATGGGCCCCGGGGCATGTCCGAAGTGCGGCATGGCGCTTGAGCCGGCCGTGATGGCGGCGCCGGCGGTGCGGCGGGAGTGGGTGTGTCCGATGCATCCGGAGGTGGTGCGGGATGCGGCTGGCGCGTGCCCGATCTGCGGGATGGCCCTGGAGCCGCGGGAGGTAACGATCGCGGAGGCGAATCCGGAGCTGGAGGCGATGTCCCGGCGGCTATGGGTAGGGATCGCGCTGACGCTTCCTCTGCTGGCGGTGATGGTTCTCGATGCGTTTGGACGGTCTCTGACCGGGGCGTGGGTCGGGTGGGCGGAGTTCTGCTTCGCGACGCCGGTGGTGCTTTGGGGCGGATGGCCGTTCTTTGAGCGCGGCTGGGTGTCGATCGTCAATCGCAACCTGAATATGTTCACGCTGATCGCGATGGGATCGGGGGCGGCGTATCTCTATAGTGTGGTCGCGGTCGTTGCGCCGGGAGTGTTTCCAGCTTCGTTCCGGGACAGGATGTCGGGGCAGCCGGGGCTCTACTTTGAGGCGGCTGCGGTGATTACGGTGCTGGTGCTGCTGGGGCAGGTGCTGGAGTTGAAGGCGCGGAGCCAGACGGGTAGCGCGATCCGGGCTTTGTTGGGACTCGCTCCGACAACAGCGCGGAGGATTGCCGCCGATGGTACTGAAGCGGAGGTTGCGCTCGCGGAGATTCGCGTGGGCGACCGGCTGCGGGTAAGGCCGGGAGAGAAGGTGCCGGTCGATGGCGTGGTGGTCGACGGGAGCAGCTCGGTCGACGAGTCGATGGTGAGCGGCGAGCCGATTCCGGTGGAGAAGATAGCGGGCGCGAAGCTCATTGGCGGTACCGTGAATGGCACGGGCGGCTTTGTGATGCAGGCCGAGCGGGTGGGAGCGGAGACACTGCTGGCGCGGATTGTGAAGATGGTGAGCGAGGCGCAGCGGTCGCGGGCTCCGATCCAGCGGCTGGCGGATACGGTGGCGGGGTACTTTGTGCCTGCTGTTCTGCTGGTTGCGGCCGTGACGTTCGTGGTCTGGGCGGTGTGGGGGCCTCAACCCCGCATGGCGCACGCGCTGGTCAGCGCGGTGGCTGTCCTGATGATTGCGTGTCCCTGCGCGCTTGGTCTGGCTACGCCGATGGCGATCATGGTAGGAACCGGTCGTGGCGCGCGCGAGGGGATTCTGATCCGGAATGCAGAGGCGCTGGAGACGTTTGAGAAGGTCGATACGCTGGTGATCGACAAGACCGGAACGCTGACGGAAGGCAAGCCCCGGGTTGCGAAGGTCGTTCCGGCGGAAGGTTTCGACGAGGGCCAGGTTCTTCATTTGGCAGCGAGTCTGGAGCAGGGAAGCGAGCATCCCCTGGCCGGTGCGGTGTTGGCTGCGGCTCGTGAGAAGGGCATCGTGCCTTCGCCGGTCACGGGCTTCCAATCGGTGACCGGGAGCGGGATCCACGGCGTGATCGCTCGGAAGGAAGCCTACCTCGGGAAGTCGGATTGGCTGACGAAGATCTGCCCTGCCTGGAAACCTGACTACGGCTATGAGTCGCAGCTTCAGACGGAGGGGCAGACGGTCGTTGCTCTTCTGTATGACGGAAGATTCGCCGGCTGGATGGGCATCGTCGATCCAATCAAGAAGACAACGCCGGAGGCGATCCGGCAATTGAAGCAGGCGGGCCTGCGGATTCTTGTGATGAGCGGCGACAGCGGGCGCACCGCCTCAGCCGTGGCGAAAGAGCTCGGTATCAGCTTTCAGGGCGATCTCCTCCCGCAGCGGAAGGCGGAGGAGATCCAGAAACTGCAGGCGTCCGGAGCCATCGTTGCGATGGCGGGCGACGGGGTGAACGACGCTCCGGCGCTCGCGCAGGCGCAGATCGGGATTGCGATGGGGACCGGGACCGATGTCGCAATGGAGACGAGCGGGATCACGCTGGTCTCCGGCGATCTGCTGGGAATCGTCAAGGCGCGGGTTTTGAGCCAGAAGACGATGCGAAACATCCGGCAGAATCTCTTCTTCGCCTTCTTCTACAACGTCATTGGCGTGCCGGTCGCGGCGGGAGTGCTGTATCCGGTGTTCGGGGTGGTGATGAGTCCCATGATTGCGGCGGCGGCGATGAGTCTGAGTTCGGTTTCGGTGATCGGGAATGCGTTGCGATTGCGGTCGGCGAAGTTGTAG
- a CDS encoding glycoside hydrolase family 30 protein produces MNPARIVFAVLSLSAFALPAAAQQATVWLTTPDRTSLLAEQPQRLAFAKSKAPGILVDDKTKFQTMDGFGYALTGGSAQLMMKMSPAARTALIQELFGNGPADVGTSYLRVTVGASDMNDHVYTYDDMPDGETDPDLKHFSLAPDEADVIPVLKEILKVTPKIKILASPWTAPSWMKDNNNAKGGSLKHEYYGAYATYWVKYLLGMQAAGIPIDALTPQNEPENPKNTPSMVVTSEQEADFIGNYLGPALEKAGLHTKIISFDHNCDNPNYSIDLLKNPAAAKYTNGSGYHLYRGEITAMTTTHNAFPNKNLYFTEQMVIARKNDTGLQLAKPVARLIIGAPQNWSRNVLLWNLAADPQNGPHTASGGCPICTGAITLDGDKITRNIAFYTASQASKFVPPGSVRIASTGPADALPHVAFLTPKKKHVLIVSNTTDQVSTFVFGAKGKSATATLPAGAVATYVW; encoded by the coding sequence GTGAACCCTGCCCGTATCGTCTTTGCCGTCTTGTCCCTCAGCGCATTCGCCCTTCCCGCCGCAGCCCAGCAAGCCACCGTCTGGCTCACCACGCCCGACAGGACCAGCCTCCTCGCCGAGCAGCCCCAGCGCCTGGCGTTCGCAAAGAGTAAAGCCCCAGGCATCCTCGTCGACGACAAGACGAAGTTCCAAACTATGGACGGCTTCGGCTACGCCCTTACCGGCGGCTCCGCCCAGCTCATGATGAAGATGTCGCCCGCCGCCCGCACCGCGCTGATCCAGGAGTTGTTCGGCAACGGCCCCGCCGATGTTGGCACCAGTTATCTCCGCGTCACCGTCGGCGCGTCCGACATGAACGACCACGTCTACACCTACGATGACATGCCCGACGGCGAAACCGACCCCGACCTCAAGCACTTCTCCCTTGCACCCGACGAGGCCGACGTCATCCCGGTCTTGAAGGAGATCCTCAAGGTCACACCCAAGATCAAGATCCTCGCCTCGCCATGGACCGCGCCCTCCTGGATGAAGGACAACAACAACGCCAAGGGCGGCAGCCTGAAGCACGAGTACTACGGTGCCTACGCCACGTATTGGGTGAAATACCTCCTGGGCATGCAGGCCGCCGGCATCCCCATCGACGCCCTGACACCGCAGAACGAGCCTGAAAACCCCAAGAACACCCCCAGCATGGTGGTCACCTCCGAGCAGGAGGCCGACTTCATCGGCAACTACCTCGGACCTGCCCTCGAAAAGGCCGGCCTCCACACGAAGATCATCTCCTTCGATCACAACTGCGACAACCCGAACTACTCCATCGACCTGCTGAAGAACCCCGCCGCCGCCAAGTACACCAACGGCTCCGGCTACCACCTCTACCGCGGCGAGATCACCGCTATGACCACCACGCACAATGCCTTCCCCAATAAGAACCTCTACTTCACCGAGCAGATGGTCATCGCGCGCAAGAACGATACCGGTCTGCAACTCGCGAAGCCCGTCGCCCGCCTGATCATCGGCGCACCCCAGAACTGGAGCCGCAACGTCCTGCTCTGGAACCTCGCCGCCGATCCGCAGAACGGCCCACACACCGCCAGCGGAGGATGCCCCATCTGCACCGGAGCCATCACCCTCGACGGCGATAAGATCACCCGCAACATCGCCTTTTACACAGCCTCCCAGGCCTCGAAGTTCGTTCCTCCCGGCTCCGTCCGCATCGCGTCCACGGGCCCAGCGGATGCTCTTCCTCACGTGGCCTTCCTCACGCCGAAGAAGAAGCACGTCCTCATCGTCAGCAACACCACCGACCAGGTCAGCACCTTCGTCTTCGGAGCCAAGGGCAAGTCCGCCACCGCCACCCTCCCTGCCGGGGCTGTCGCGACCTACGTCTGGTAA
- a CDS encoding glycosyl hydrolase family 28-related protein, with product MSLIRPLVLALAATSIAAHAQSFYPVRLEDKTAVYLTGAKGDGVADDTAALQKAIDKVADTTHQGIVFIPSGNYRLTHTLYIWPSIRLIGYGPTRPVFTLAANTPGYQTGPSYMVMFTGGRINAQRTGGVQRPNARRPPPVVFPGTVPATLGVPDANPGTFYSAMSNIDFDIADGNPGAVGIRLHYAQHCFLTHMDFHIGSGMSALQDVGNEAEDLHFYGGQYAIMTGRPSPGWQFTLLDSTFDGQREASIHEHEAGLALIKVTFKNVPTAIDIEPKHIEELWIKDSRFENISGPAIVISNEDSRLTEINIENALVDRVATFAKLRQSGKTFSGSGATYRVDTFLHGLTFDTPQSRGEIVTRISTKPLTALPPAAAPAIRPLPTQIGWANALELGVKGNGTTDDTAALQHVIDTNRTVYLPSGRYLLTDTLKLRPDTVLIGLHPSTTQLDLADSTPGFDGPGEPKPMLLAPAGGSTIVEGIGLFPGGINSRAAAVMWMAGKDSMMNDVRFLGGHGTNNADGTRMNPYNNAHSADPNLAYKWDAQYPSLWILNGGGGVFTNIWTPDTFSQAGLYISDTKTESHIYELSSEHHVRNEVKIKRAANVELVALQTEEERGEGGQCLPLEIEDSENITVAEMHGYRVVSSFVPYPATIHVTNSKNIRFRNLHIYSDSKAAFDASVVDDDSHTTNRELELASLTIPEHTSNAPLAKHPEAHRIASGYFNASSATTDSHGNVYFVDTVKNHIFRYLPASKRLETVRDAPLDVANIFFDKSDNLMAVSYAGTGTVYTFKPDAPSTELTLLKPQPSTPHPGATAVFSVDHWRFDVDMNNDFATLTPWQYISPDGSTFLPAGEDFVSGQLYYGIKMADILRAFTLGKATTGKTVYISDERQKKTWTATVKDDGGLSNVKLFATQGGESVVVGPDGNIYMAAGQIYIYRPDGMQIGQIDVSEHPTSIVFGGKDRRTLYIVARTSLYAAAIPPASKAP from the coding sequence ATGTCTCTCATCCGCCCTCTTGTCCTGGCGCTCGCTGCCACGTCCATCGCCGCTCACGCCCAGTCTTTCTACCCCGTTCGTCTCGAAGACAAGACCGCCGTCTACCTCACGGGAGCCAAGGGCGACGGCGTCGCCGACGACACCGCCGCCCTCCAGAAGGCCATCGACAAGGTAGCCGACACCACCCACCAGGGCATCGTCTTCATCCCCTCCGGCAACTATCGGCTGACCCACACCCTCTACATCTGGCCCAGCATTCGGCTCATCGGCTACGGCCCCACGCGGCCCGTCTTCACCCTGGCCGCCAACACCCCGGGCTACCAGACCGGACCGTCCTACATGGTCATGTTCACCGGCGGCCGCATCAACGCACAACGCACCGGCGGCGTGCAGCGCCCCAATGCACGGCGTCCGCCTCCGGTCGTGTTCCCGGGCACCGTGCCCGCCACACTCGGCGTACCGGACGCAAACCCCGGCACCTTCTACTCCGCCATGAGCAACATCGACTTCGACATCGCCGACGGCAATCCCGGCGCCGTCGGCATCCGCCTGCACTACGCGCAGCACTGCTTTCTCACCCACATGGACTTCCACATCGGCTCCGGCATGTCCGCCCTGCAGGACGTCGGCAACGAGGCCGAAGACCTCCATTTCTACGGCGGCCAATACGCCATCATGACCGGACGTCCCTCGCCCGGCTGGCAGTTTACGCTGCTCGACTCCACCTTCGACGGACAGCGCGAAGCCTCCATCCACGAGCACGAAGCCGGCCTAGCCCTCATCAAGGTCACCTTCAAGAACGTTCCCACCGCCATCGACATCGAGCCCAAACACATCGAAGAGCTCTGGATCAAAGACTCGCGCTTCGAGAACATCTCCGGACCCGCCATCGTCATCTCCAACGAGGACTCGCGTCTCACGGAGATCAACATCGAAAACGCCCTCGTCGACCGTGTCGCCACCTTCGCCAAACTGCGCCAGAGCGGCAAGACGTTCTCCGGCAGCGGCGCCACTTATCGCGTCGACACCTTCCTCCACGGCCTGACCTTCGATACACCGCAGTCCAGAGGTGAGATTGTAACCAGAATCAGCACAAAGCCCCTCACCGCCCTGCCGCCCGCCGCAGCACCCGCCATCCGGCCGCTGCCCACGCAGATCGGATGGGCCAACGCCCTCGAACTCGGCGTCAAAGGCAACGGCACCACGGACGACACCGCGGCCCTCCAGCACGTCATCGACACCAACCGCACCGTTTATCTGCCCAGCGGCCGCTATCTCCTCACCGACACCCTCAAACTCCGCCCCGATACCGTCCTGATCGGCCTTCACCCTAGCACCACGCAGCTCGACCTCGCCGACTCCACACCCGGCTTCGACGGCCCTGGCGAACCGAAACCCATGCTGCTCGCTCCTGCGGGAGGTTCCACCATCGTCGAAGGTATCGGCCTCTTCCCCGGCGGCATCAACAGCCGGGCTGCCGCCGTCATGTGGATGGCCGGTAAAGACTCCATGATGAACGACGTCCGCTTCCTCGGTGGCCATGGCACCAACAACGCCGACGGCACCCGCATGAACCCCTACAACAACGCCCACTCGGCCGATCCCAACCTCGCCTACAAGTGGGACGCCCAGTACCCAAGCCTCTGGATCCTGAACGGTGGAGGCGGTGTCTTCACCAACATCTGGACGCCCGACACCTTTTCGCAGGCAGGCCTCTATATCTCCGACACCAAGACCGAGAGCCACATCTACGAGCTCTCCAGCGAGCACCACGTTCGCAACGAGGTCAAGATCAAGCGGGCCGCCAACGTCGAGCTCGTGGCCCTGCAAACCGAAGAAGAGCGTGGCGAAGGCGGGCAATGTCTCCCGCTCGAAATCGAGGACTCGGAGAACATCACCGTCGCAGAGATGCACGGCTACCGTGTCGTCTCGAGCTTCGTTCCCTACCCTGCAACCATCCACGTTACAAATTCGAAAAACATCCGTTTCCGCAACCTGCACATCTACTCCGATAGCAAAGCGGCCTTCGACGCGTCCGTCGTCGACGACGACAGCCACACCACCAACCGCGAGCTTGAGCTAGCCTCCCTCACCATCCCCGAGCACACCTCCAACGCGCCGTTAGCCAAACACCCCGAAGCCCACCGCATCGCCAGCGGCTACTTCAACGCCTCCAGCGCCACCACGGACTCGCACGGCAATGTCTACTTCGTCGACACCGTGAAGAACCACATCTTCCGCTACCTGCCCGCATCGAAGCGCCTCGAAACCGTCCGCGACGCCCCCCTGGACGTCGCTAACATCTTCTTCGACAAGAGCGACAACCTCATGGCCGTCTCCTACGCAGGCACCGGCACGGTCTACACCTTCAAACCCGACGCCCCATCTACCGAACTCACCCTCCTCAAGCCCCAGCCTTCCACGCCTCACCCCGGCGCGACGGCCGTCTTCTCCGTCGACCACTGGCGCTTCGATGTGGACATGAACAACGACTTCGCCACCCTGACACCATGGCAGTACATCTCCCCCGACGGCAGCACCTTTCTGCCCGCCGGTGAAGACTTCGTCTCGGGCCAGCTCTACTACGGCATCAAGATGGCCGATATCCTCCGCGCCTTCACCCTGGGCAAAGCCACTACCGGCAAGACCGTCTACATCAGCGATGAGCGCCAGAAGAAGACATGGACCGCCACCGTCAAAGACGATGGCGGCCTTTCGAACGTAAAACTCTTCGCGACCCAGGGTGGCGAGTCCGTCGTGGTCGGTCCCGACGGCAACATCTACATGGCCGCCGGACAAATCTATATCTACCGCCCCGACGGAATGCAGATCGGCCAGATCGACGTCTCCGAGCATCCTACCAGCATCGTCTTCGGTGGCAAGGACCGCCGCACCCTCTATATCGTGGCTCGCACCTCCCTCTACGCAGCAGCCATCCCACCCGCGTCGAAAGCCCCATAA